CTGCCTTCGTAGTCGGCGTGCACCCTCTCGTAGACCGCCTTGGAGACCTGGCTTCTGTGCTCCTCGATCTTGTTCAGGCGGTCCTTTATGACCTTCCACTCCTCTTTGGATTGAGTCGCCTCGTCGAGGAGGACCTGGTTGATCGGAAAGGCCGGCGCCTCTTCGCCCTGGCCAGTCTGGGTATTTTCTTCGAATTCAGACATGTAAACCCTCCGGAATTGAAGATGAAATCTAAATTAGCCGTCGCCTGCGGTCAATAGAAAACCTTGCCTCAAGCCGACACGAATTCCTTTTGCTTATGTTGCAGAACTTTGATTTTTCTCATAAACTTATCAAAAATAAGGGGTCATGATGGATATCGCAAAATATATAGATCACACGCTGCTCAAGCCGGAGGCGACCCCGGTGGAGATCGAGAAGCTCTGCAAGGAAGCGGCGAAGCACGGCTTCAAGGCGGTCTGCGTGAATCCCGTCCATTGCGCCATGGCCGCCTCCCTTCTCAAGGGCGTGGACGTGGAGGTCGCGACCGTGATCGGCTTCCCCCTTGGCGCGAACACGACTGTGATCAAGATGACGGAGACAAAGGACGCGCTCGCAAACGGCGCCACCGAGATCGACATGGTGATGGCCATAGGCCTCTTCAAGGGGGGCTGCGACGCCCTGGTCGGTCGCGATATCGAGGGCGTGGTGCAGGCTGCTGAAGGCCGGCCGGTCAAGGTGATCCTTGAGACGTGCCTCCTCGACAAAGAGGAGATCGCACGTGCATGCCTCATCGCGCTTGCGGCCGGCGCCGCGTTCGTGAAGACCTCGACCGGCTTCGGCTCCCGCGGAGCCTCGGTGGAGGACGTGAGGATCATGAAGGCTGCGGTGGACGGAAGGATCGGCATCAAGGCCAGCGGCGGGATCCGCACGCGCGCGCAGGCCATTGAGATGATCGAGGCGGGGGCCACGAGGATAGGGACCTCCGCAGGCGTCACGATCGTCGAGGGGAAATGAAATGGACATCGAATCCTATTTTGATTGCGCAGATGATGCGGCGGCCTGGCTCGCACAGAGATCGGGCGTGAAGCCCAAGGCCATTGTCGTGCTCTCGGCCGGGCTCTCCGGATTCGTGGATCACATGCAGTCGAAGAAGGAGATCGCCTCCTCCGACATCCCGCATTTCCCTGGCGCACGCGCAGAGGGCCACGAGGGCAGGCTTGTGTTCGGCACGATGAGGGGAATGCCGCTGGTCGCCATGGTCGGCCGCTTCCACTTCTACGAGGGCCACTCGCCGCAGGAGGTGGTCTTCCCGCACTTCGTGTTCGCGAAACTCGGTGCGCGTTTGCTCATCACGACCAACGCGGTTGGCGGCGTGAACAGGAAATTTGCGGCCGGCGATCTCATGCTCGTGCGCGACCACATCAACATGATGGGAA
The sequence above is a segment of the bacterium genome. Coding sequences within it:
- the deoC gene encoding deoxyribose-phosphate aldolase; this translates as MDIAKYIDHTLLKPEATPVEIEKLCKEAAKHGFKAVCVNPVHCAMAASLLKGVDVEVATVIGFPLGANTTVIKMTETKDALANGATEIDMVMAIGLFKGGCDALVGRDIEGVVQAAEGRPVKVILETCLLDKEEIARACLIALAAGAAFVKTSTGFGSRGASVEDVRIMKAAVDGRIGIKASGGIRTRAQAIEMIEAGATRIGTSAGVTIVEGK
- a CDS encoding purine-nucleoside phosphorylase; amino-acid sequence: MDIESYFDCADDAAAWLAQRSGVKPKAIVVLSAGLSGFVDHMQSKKEIASSDIPHFPGARAEGHEGRLVFGTMRGMPLVAMVGRFHFYEGHSPQEVVFPHFVFAKLGARLLITTNAVGGVNRKFAAGDLMLVRDHINMMGINPLVGVAVQRGRDQFTSMIDAYDPKLRIVAKKAARKLKIPLKEGVYLATSGPSYETRAEVAAFRKFGADAVGMSTVPEVIAARFLGLRVLSLSCIANPAADLHRGRMTHAEVLSSMRKLAPRAAALLEEIVGEADKE